One genomic segment of Chitinophaga sancti includes these proteins:
- a CDS encoding glycoside hydrolase family 3 C-terminal domain-containing protein, translated as MKKIGSIVACMAWVQIAFAQVDYTAQANALVAKMTLEEKAALCSGRDFWSTKPNDKAGIPSVFMTDGPHGLRKAVGTDFTNSVPATCFPTAAGLASSWNPELLSRMGVALGEECQANNVQFLLGPGVNMKRSPLGGRNFEYFSEDPVLAGKMAAALIKGVQSQGVGTSLKHFAANNQEFERLTNNSEVDERTLHEIYLPAFEIAVKEAQPWTVMCSYNKLNGTYASQNALLLDTILRQQWGFKGFVVSDWGAVNDRVPGVKAGLNLEMPGNGGVNDNAIIAAVKDGSLSVVRLDEVVTQTLALFLQTSAMHKEGATYDKDAHHALAREVSSECIVLLKNEDVLPLAKGKKIALIGGFAKNPRYQGAGSSQVNPTQVDNVYGLLGNVAYASGYNTDATTNDKLIAEAQQTAKNSDVAIVFVGLPDSYESEGFDRTSIDMPAAFNQLVESVAKVQPNTVVVLMNGGAISMPWAGKVKGIIEAWLGGQAGSGAIADVLTGKVNPSGKLSESFAVRLEDTPAYLNFPGKNGNTLYGEGIFIGYRYYDKKKVKPLFPFGYGLSYTTFAYTGISADKTAVNDNDAVTVHVKVKNTGKVAGKEVVQLYVQDVGSTVIRPEKELKHFAKVSLKPGEETTVDFVLEYRDYAYYNERVHDWQTNTGKYNILVGGSSADLPLHQELDVTATHVLYPPLTRNSLLKDFADHPKGKAVYAKLLEGMGTMFGGGERKEPLTPAEEEAKKKMQAMMAAILNEMPVSKLVTMGGGKFTEEMLDAMLKQVQ; from the coding sequence GCGCAAGGCAGTGGGCACGGATTTTACAAATTCAGTACCTGCTACCTGTTTCCCCACGGCGGCAGGATTAGCATCCAGCTGGAATCCTGAATTATTGAGCCGCATGGGTGTTGCATTGGGGGAAGAATGTCAGGCAAATAACGTACAGTTCTTACTGGGGCCGGGTGTGAATATGAAACGGTCGCCATTAGGGGGGCGCAACTTTGAATACTTTTCTGAAGATCCTGTGCTGGCGGGGAAGATGGCAGCGGCATTGATCAAAGGTGTGCAGAGTCAGGGAGTGGGCACTTCGCTGAAACACTTTGCGGCGAATAACCAGGAGTTTGAAAGACTCACGAACAATTCGGAGGTGGATGAGCGCACTTTGCATGAGATCTATCTGCCGGCATTTGAGATAGCGGTGAAGGAAGCGCAGCCGTGGACGGTGATGTGTTCTTATAATAAGTTGAATGGCACCTATGCTTCGCAGAATGCTTTGTTGTTAGATACGATATTGCGGCAGCAGTGGGGTTTTAAGGGGTTTGTGGTGAGCGACTGGGGGGCAGTGAATGATCGCGTACCTGGTGTGAAGGCAGGATTGAATTTAGAGATGCCGGGAAATGGGGGCGTGAATGATAATGCGATCATTGCGGCTGTGAAGGATGGATCTTTGTCTGTAGTACGATTAGATGAAGTGGTGACACAAACATTGGCCTTATTTTTACAAACCAGTGCTATGCATAAAGAAGGCGCCACTTATGATAAAGATGCGCATCATGCATTGGCAAGAGAAGTGAGCAGTGAATGTATTGTGTTACTGAAGAATGAGGATGTACTTCCTTTAGCGAAAGGAAAGAAAATTGCATTGATCGGTGGTTTTGCAAAGAACCCCCGTTACCAGGGAGCGGGTAGTTCGCAGGTGAACCCGACGCAGGTAGATAATGTATATGGTTTATTAGGGAATGTAGCGTATGCTTCAGGGTATAATACAGATGCTACTACAAATGATAAACTCATTGCAGAAGCACAGCAGACGGCAAAGAACAGTGATGTGGCAATCGTATTTGTGGGGCTGCCGGATTCTTATGAGAGCGAGGGTTTTGACAGGACGAGTATTGATATGCCTGCGGCCTTTAATCAGCTGGTAGAAAGTGTGGCAAAGGTACAGCCGAATACTGTGGTGGTTTTGATGAATGGTGGGGCAATAAGCATGCCATGGGCTGGCAAGGTAAAGGGCATTATAGAAGCATGGTTAGGTGGTCAGGCAGGAAGTGGGGCGATTGCAGATGTATTGACAGGAAAGGTGAATCCTTCCGGTAAATTATCTGAATCTTTTGCGGTAAGATTAGAAGATACACCGGCGTATTTAAACTTTCCAGGGAAGAATGGAAATACCTTGTATGGAGAGGGGATTTTTATCGGGTACCGGTATTATGACAAGAAGAAAGTAAAACCGTTATTTCCATTTGGATATGGGTTGAGTTATACCACATTTGCATACACTGGTATCTCTGCCGATAAAACGGCCGTGAATGATAATGATGCGGTGACAGTGCATGTGAAAGTAAAGAATACGGGTAAGGTAGCAGGGAAGGAAGTGGTACAGTTGTATGTGCAGGATGTGGGTAGTACAGTGATCCGTCCTGAAAAAGAGCTGAAACACTTTGCAAAGGTGTCGCTGAAACCGGGAGAAGAAACGACAGTCGATTTTGTATTAGAGTATCGTGACTATGCATATTACAATGAGCGTGTGCATGACTGGCAAACGAATACAGGCAAATACAATATACTGGTGGGAGGCTCTTCGGCAGATCTACCCCTGCATCAGGAGTTGGATGTGACGGCTACACATGTTTTATATCCGCCTTTGACAAGGAATTCGTTGTTGAAAGATTTTGCGGATCATCCTAAAGGGAAGGCGGTGTATGCGAAATTATTGGAGGGAATGGGAACCATGTTTGGAGGAGGAGAGCGTAAGGAACCACTCACACCGGCAGAAGAGGAAGCTAAAAAGAAAATGCAGGCGATGATGGCGGCTATATTGAATGAAATGCCGGTAAGCAAGTTGGTAACGATGGGAGGAGGGAAATTTACAGAAGAAATGCTGGATGCGATGTTGAAGCAGGTACAGTAG
- a CDS encoding PAS domain S-box protein translates to MKATSNTQREAERLNTLAGYHILDSHPEEEFDRLTTLAALICNTSTACISFPDQDRQWLKSAIGLNFREVTREWSFTEEVLRTNSYVEKPDIGEGNFFRFFSGYPIRDPKGIILGALCVMDEQPRQLQESQRHALELMANEIMTLILNRRQKEEVYYLEKLFLLSDNLVGITTSSGKFKKVNLAYTHIFGYSPEEMLQQNILDMIHPDDLPASLAESSNTIAGKSAIAFENRLRTKSGEWRTISWMATAEPDTQDIFSIGHDITEERRKEQLLRESERNFRTFFENSPELMCTHDLKGYFLTVNEAGAAGLGYTLDELVGASLFDIAPKELHHEVHAYLDQIKKSGKLNGLMKVLKKDGTRIIIHYNNVLVDHYVISNAADITIHYQLEKDLKRSTEMLERTNKVARIGAWEIDMHNGKVFWSDVTREILEVTPDEPAQFSNGMRFYKEGENRQRMQAALAETIATGNSFNLELEIVTEKGNDRWVRSRGSAQFENGQCKRLFGILQDITEMKLAEIELKTQKLRLSTFVEHAPAAVAMFDKEMRYIAVSRRWLEEFRIQGQSVLGISHYEVFPNISDRWKEIHASAQSGEVLREEKDVWRPEGWNHDQYLRWEVRPWFQYDGKIGGIMMFTQDITEAYLQQEEYKQAKILAEQANIAKSEFLANMSHEIRTPLNGVIGFTDLVLKTHLTESQNQYLSIVNQSANALLSIINDILDFSKIEAGKLELDINKCDLYEFCSQASDIISYQAQNKGLELLLNVSSNLPRFVYIDEVRLKQILVNLMGNAVKFTPEGEIELKVTQLDRDDLFRFEVRDTGIGIRPEKAHKIFEAFLQEDVSTTKKYGGTGLGLTISNKLLALMGSTLQLESEPGKGSRFFFDISVKTEDGERIHWENIDMVKNVLIVDDNDNNRVILREMLFLKGISFVEAKNGFEALEILSKKNYIDVVLMDYHMPFMDGIETIEKIRKNIDADPRQKIILLHSSSDDERIIKACERLQVQQRLVKPIKMQEMYNALSRLFKKEMIIPVTTENTSQSARGEGFNVLVVEDNPINMFLATTIIHRIAPAAVIHEANNGKEALAILSHIMPDIILMDIQMPEMNGYEASKLIRTDYPGFRVPIIALTAGNIMGEREKCIEAGMDDFMAKPFIENTMVAMFNKWLRLDNPQEPEELGDKAEVLDIEYLKTYLGDDDPAFMKDILSLTVREFNKLMAEFDSVLTGENVLTLNAWGHKLRGVAVTVGLMDLALLAEQIEGLKNIQPEALQELVIEAKGKISKAIRLIQNCIDTALSLHS, encoded by the coding sequence ATGAAAGCAACCAGTAATACCCAGCGCGAAGCCGAAAGATTGAATACACTGGCTGGCTATCACATTCTTGACTCTCATCCTGAAGAGGAATTCGACCGGCTTACCACCCTCGCTGCCCTCATCTGCAATACCTCTACGGCCTGCATCTCCTTCCCCGATCAGGACCGCCAATGGCTTAAATCAGCTATCGGACTAAATTTCAGAGAAGTTACCCGCGAATGGTCCTTCACAGAAGAGGTCCTCCGCACCAACAGCTATGTAGAAAAGCCTGACATTGGCGAAGGCAACTTCTTCCGCTTTTTCTCCGGCTACCCCATTCGCGATCCCAAAGGCATCATTCTCGGGGCTCTTTGTGTCATGGACGAACAACCTCGTCAATTGCAGGAGAGCCAGCGCCATGCACTGGAACTCATGGCGAACGAAATTATGACCCTCATCCTGAACCGCCGTCAGAAAGAAGAGGTCTATTATTTAGAAAAACTCTTTCTTCTCTCGGACAACCTTGTAGGTATCACTACCTCCTCCGGTAAGTTCAAAAAGGTCAACCTTGCCTACACCCACATCTTCGGTTATTCACCAGAAGAAATGCTGCAACAGAACATCCTGGATATGATCCATCCCGATGACCTGCCAGCCTCCCTGGCCGAAAGCAGCAACACGATCGCCGGTAAATCTGCTATCGCTTTCGAGAACCGCCTCCGAACCAAATCAGGTGAATGGCGTACCATCTCGTGGATGGCCACCGCCGAACCCGACACCCAGGATATTTTTAGCATAGGCCATGACATCACCGAAGAACGCAGAAAGGAACAGCTGCTCAGGGAAAGTGAACGTAACTTCCGCACTTTCTTCGAAAACTCCCCCGAACTCATGTGCACCCATGATTTGAAGGGCTATTTCCTTACCGTCAACGAAGCCGGTGCAGCAGGATTGGGGTATACCCTCGATGAACTGGTGGGTGCCAGTCTGTTCGATATCGCACCAAAGGAACTGCACCATGAGGTGCATGCATACCTGGACCAGATCAAAAAATCAGGCAAACTAAACGGGTTGATGAAAGTGCTGAAGAAAGACGGTACACGCATTATAATTCATTACAATAACGTACTGGTAGACCATTACGTCATCTCTAACGCGGCGGACATTACTATCCATTACCAGCTGGAAAAGGACCTGAAGCGCTCCACCGAAATGCTGGAACGTACGAACAAAGTAGCACGTATTGGCGCCTGGGAAATAGACATGCATAATGGAAAAGTTTTCTGGTCTGACGTAACCCGCGAAATACTGGAAGTAACCCCGGATGAACCTGCCCAGTTTTCCAATGGCATGCGTTTTTACAAAGAGGGCGAAAACCGCCAGCGTATGCAGGCAGCACTGGCAGAGACCATTGCCACGGGCAATTCTTTCAACCTGGAACTTGAAATCGTAACCGAAAAAGGTAATGACCGATGGGTACGCAGCCGCGGCAGTGCACAGTTTGAAAACGGTCAATGCAAGCGACTCTTTGGCATCCTGCAGGACATCACTGAAATGAAACTCGCGGAGATAGAACTCAAAACCCAGAAATTGCGGCTCTCAACCTTTGTGGAACACGCTCCAGCGGCAGTGGCCATGTTCGACAAGGAAATGCGGTACATTGCCGTGAGTCGTCGCTGGCTGGAGGAATTCCGGATACAGGGGCAGTCCGTACTGGGTATCTCTCACTACGAGGTATTCCCCAATATATCAGACCGCTGGAAAGAGATCCATGCCAGTGCACAGTCAGGCGAAGTACTCAGGGAAGAAAAGGACGTATGGCGCCCTGAAGGCTGGAACCATGATCAGTACCTGCGTTGGGAAGTAAGACCCTGGTTTCAGTACGATGGCAAAATTGGCGGTATTATGATGTTCACCCAGGATATTACCGAAGCTTATCTGCAGCAGGAAGAATATAAACAGGCAAAAATACTGGCCGAACAGGCGAATATAGCAAAGTCAGAATTTCTGGCAAATATGAGCCATGAAATCAGGACTCCGTTAAATGGCGTTATCGGCTTCACAGACCTTGTTTTAAAGACGCACCTTACGGAATCTCAGAACCAATACTTATCGATCGTAAATCAGTCTGCAAATGCCCTTTTAAGCATTATCAATGATATCCTCGACTTCTCGAAGATCGAGGCGGGCAAACTGGAACTGGATATTAATAAATGTGATCTCTATGAATTCTGTAGTCAGGCGAGTGATATTATCAGTTACCAGGCGCAGAACAAAGGGTTGGAGCTGTTACTGAATGTCTCCTCCAATCTGCCCCGTTTTGTGTACATAGATGAAGTACGCCTGAAACAGATACTTGTGAACCTGATGGGGAATGCCGTGAAATTTACTCCTGAGGGTGAGATCGAGCTGAAAGTGACGCAACTGGACAGGGATGACCTTTTCCGTTTTGAAGTACGCGATACGGGTATTGGTATCCGGCCAGAGAAGGCGCATAAGATATTTGAAGCGTTCTTACAGGAAGATGTGTCCACCACAAAAAAATATGGGGGTACGGGGTTGGGGCTTACCATCTCGAACAAGTTACTCGCATTGATGGGTAGTACCCTTCAGCTGGAAAGTGAACCAGGTAAGGGGAGCCGTTTCTTCTTTGACATCTCTGTAAAAACAGAAGATGGTGAACGCATTCACTGGGAGAACATCGACATGGTCAAAAATGTATTGATCGTAGATGACAATGACAACAACCGTGTGATCCTGAGAGAAATGCTTTTCCTGAAAGGGATCAGTTTTGTAGAAGCAAAAAATGGTTTTGAAGCGCTGGAGATCCTCTCAAAGAAAAATTATATCGACGTAGTGCTCATGGATTATCACATGCCTTTTATGGATGGAATTGAGACCATAGAAAAGATCAGGAAAAATATCGATGCCGATCCCCGGCAGAAAATAATCTTACTGCATAGTTCCTCGGATGATGAAAGGATCATCAAAGCCTGTGAACGCCTGCAGGTACAACAGCGTCTTGTAAAACCTATTAAAATGCAGGAGATGTACAACGCCCTGTCCCGTTTATTCAAGAAAGAAATGATCATACCTGTTACGACTGAAAATACCTCACAGAGTGCGAGGGGCGAAGGTTTTAATGTGCTCGTGGTAGAAGATAACCCGATCAATATGTTTCTCGCCACGACTATTATTCATCGCATCGCGCCCGCAGCTGTGATCCATGAAGCAAATAATGGTAAAGAAGCATTGGCAATTTTAAGTCATATCATGCCGGATATTATTCTCATGGACATCCAGATGCCGGAGATGAATGGTTATGAAGCCAGCAAACTGATTCGCACGGATTATCCTGGTTTTAGGGTGCCTATTATTGCGCTGACAGCAGGCAATATCATGGGTGAGCGGGAGAAATGTATAGAAGCGGGAATGGACGATTTTATGGCAAAACCATTTATAGAAAATACCATGGTGGCGATGTTCAATAAATGGTTGCGGCTGGATAATCCACAGGAGCCGGAAGAGCTGGGAGATAAAGCGGAGGTATTAGATATTGAATATTTGAAAACGTACCTGGGTGATGATGATCCGGCGTTTATGAAAGATATCCTATCACTGACAGTGAGGGAATTCAATAAGCTGATGGCGGAGTTTGACAGTGTTTTGACAGGCGAAAATGTGCTTACTTTAAATGCCTGGGGGCATAAATTACGTGGGGTGGCAGTGACAGTGGGGTTGATGGATCTGGCATTGCTGGCGGAGCAGATTGAAGGTTTGAAAAATATACAGCCGGAGGCCTTACAGGAATTGGTGATAGAAGCCAAAGGAAAGATCAGTAAGGCGATCCGGCTGATACAAAATTGTATTGATACGGCGCTTAGTCTACACTCGTAA
- a CDS encoding AraC family transcriptional regulator: MHLFIKNMVCNRCIMVVSQELEKLHIPFNTISLGEVSIREAPAPEQLKVLGSNLKELGFELLDDKKDALVEKIKTTIINLIHGKDNDTLNTKLSVFLQDSIGVDYHYLSTAFSSSEGLTIEKYVILQRIERVKELVQYDEMNLSEIADSLGYSSVQHLSQQFKKITGMTPSAYRQLKENSRKPLDQV; the protein is encoded by the coding sequence ATGCATTTGTTTATAAAAAATATGGTTTGTAACCGCTGTATTATGGTGGTGAGCCAGGAACTGGAAAAACTGCACATCCCCTTCAATACTATCTCGCTCGGAGAAGTGAGCATCAGGGAGGCGCCTGCGCCGGAGCAACTGAAGGTACTGGGTAGTAACCTGAAAGAACTGGGTTTTGAACTGCTGGACGATAAAAAGGATGCGCTGGTAGAGAAGATCAAAACCACTATCATCAACCTGATTCATGGCAAGGATAATGATACCTTAAATACCAAACTGTCTGTATTTCTGCAGGATAGCATCGGGGTAGATTACCATTACCTGTCCACCGCCTTTAGTTCAAGTGAAGGACTGACAATAGAAAAGTACGTGATCCTCCAACGTATTGAAAGAGTGAAAGAACTGGTGCAATACGACGAGATGAACCTGAGTGAAATCGCTGATAGTCTGGGTTATAGTAGCGTACAGCACCTGAGTCAGCAGTTTAAGAAAATCACGGGTATGACGCCCAGCGCCTACCGCCAGCTGAAAGAGAACAGCCGCAAACCACTGGATCAGGTGTAA
- a CDS encoding heavy metal translocating P-type ATPase: MGHLIKETFPVLEMSCAACAASVTSMLQSVPGVQEAIVNYANQTALVTYDADQATPETMRNSLRSVGYDLVIETHNREEIQQQAQQSHYQALKTRTIIAILLSLPVVVIGMFFMDIPYANWIMCVLSAPVVFWLGKGFFVNAWKQARHGKSNMDTLVALSTGIAWIFSVFNTINPHFWMARGLHAHVYFEAAAVVIAFVSLGKLLEEKAKSNTSSALKKLMGLQPKTVFVMRHNEQVEVPLEAVQVNDIILVKPGNRIPVDGVVVEGGSYVDESMISGEPVPVLKEKGRQVFAGTINQQGSFQFKAEKVGADTVLAQIIRMVQEAQGSKAPVQQLVDKIAGIFVPVVIGIAVVTFGIWMVAGDFTHGLLAAVTVLVIACPCALGLATPTAIMVGIGRGADNNILIRDAESLEKGYKTNVLLLDKTGTITEGKPTVESISIEAALLPVLLAMELQSEHPLALAVVHQLQEDNIQPVQLSQIESITGKGIVAAYNGHRYLAGNAALLNAHGVKTDSSATIVMAEDNKIAGYIHITDKIKPTSAPAIAQLKQQGITVYMLTGDNEKTAAAVAQSVGIEHYKAGMLPADKAAFVKSLQSQGKIVAMAGDGINDSQALAQADVSIAMGKGSDIAMDVAKMTLITADLKAIPKALALSKLTVRTIRQNLFWAFIYNVIGIPLAAGILYPVNGFLLNPMIAGAAMALSSVSVVSNSLRLKWIKL; the protein is encoded by the coding sequence ATGGGACACTTAATAAAAGAAACCTTTCCCGTTCTGGAAATGAGTTGTGCTGCCTGTGCAGCAAGCGTTACTTCCATGTTGCAATCCGTACCCGGGGTGCAGGAGGCAATCGTCAACTACGCCAACCAGACAGCCCTCGTGACCTATGACGCTGATCAGGCAACTCCTGAAACCATGCGCAACTCCCTTCGTAGTGTAGGATACGACCTCGTCATTGAAACCCATAACAGGGAAGAAATACAACAGCAGGCACAACAAAGTCATTACCAGGCTTTGAAGACCCGTACTATTATTGCGATCCTATTATCGTTGCCAGTAGTGGTGATCGGCATGTTCTTTATGGATATTCCTTATGCTAACTGGATCATGTGTGTATTGTCTGCGCCGGTGGTATTCTGGCTTGGAAAAGGTTTCTTTGTGAATGCCTGGAAACAGGCCCGGCATGGGAAATCCAATATGGATACATTGGTCGCGCTGAGTACAGGAATCGCCTGGATCTTTAGTGTATTTAATACAATCAATCCACACTTCTGGATGGCCAGAGGATTGCATGCGCATGTGTATTTCGAAGCAGCGGCAGTGGTGATCGCATTTGTATCACTGGGAAAATTACTGGAAGAAAAAGCGAAATCAAATACTTCTTCTGCATTAAAAAAACTGATGGGCTTACAACCTAAGACAGTGTTTGTGATGAGACACAATGAGCAGGTTGAAGTACCGCTGGAAGCCGTGCAGGTAAATGATATCATACTGGTGAAACCCGGTAATCGTATTCCTGTAGATGGTGTAGTAGTAGAAGGTGGGTCTTATGTAGATGAAAGTATGATCAGTGGAGAACCAGTACCTGTATTGAAAGAGAAAGGCAGGCAGGTATTTGCAGGCACTATCAATCAGCAGGGTAGTTTTCAGTTCAAAGCTGAAAAAGTAGGAGCGGATACCGTATTAGCACAGATCATTCGCATGGTGCAGGAAGCACAGGGTAGTAAAGCACCCGTGCAGCAGTTGGTGGATAAGATTGCGGGGATCTTTGTACCAGTGGTGATTGGTATAGCCGTGGTAACGTTTGGTATCTGGATGGTGGCGGGTGATTTTACACATGGATTATTGGCAGCAGTAACAGTATTGGTCATTGCATGCCCTTGCGCATTAGGATTGGCGACGCCTACAGCGATTATGGTAGGAATTGGTCGTGGTGCGGATAATAATATACTCATCAGGGATGCAGAGAGCCTGGAAAAAGGATATAAGACAAATGTATTGTTGCTGGATAAAACCGGGACGATTACAGAAGGGAAACCTACGGTAGAAAGTATAAGTATTGAGGCGGCATTGCTGCCTGTATTATTAGCGATGGAGTTGCAATCTGAGCATCCGTTGGCACTGGCAGTCGTGCATCAGTTGCAGGAAGATAATATCCAGCCTGTGCAACTTTCGCAAATAGAAAGTATTACCGGTAAAGGTATTGTGGCTGCATATAATGGCCACCGGTACCTGGCAGGAAATGCAGCGTTGTTGAATGCGCATGGTGTAAAAACAGATAGCAGTGCGACTATTGTCATGGCAGAGGATAATAAAATCGCAGGCTATATCCATATCACTGATAAAATAAAACCAACTTCCGCACCTGCGATCGCTCAGTTAAAACAACAAGGCATCACTGTCTACATGCTCACTGGTGATAATGAAAAAACAGCAGCAGCTGTGGCTCAGTCAGTAGGCATTGAACATTACAAAGCAGGTATGCTACCGGCAGATAAAGCTGCGTTTGTAAAATCCTTGCAGTCGCAAGGGAAGATAGTGGCCATGGCAGGAGATGGGATCAATGACAGTCAGGCGCTGGCACAGGCAGATGTCAGTATCGCGATGGGGAAGGGTTCAGATATTGCGATGGATGTGGCGAAGATGACCCTCATTACAGCCGATTTAAAGGCTATTCCGAAGGCTTTGGCTTTGTCTAAGCTTACAGTGCGTACTATCAGGCAAAACCTCTTCTGGGCCTTTATTTACAATGTTATTGGAATTCCCCTGGCTGCCGGCATCCTGTATCCCGTAAACGGGTTTTTATTAAACCCTATGATCGCAGGTGCTGCCATGGCTTTAAGTTCTGTTTCGGTAGTCAGTAACAGTTTAAGATTAAAATGGATTAAATTATAA
- a CDS encoding heavy metal transport/detoxification protein, translating to MKFKTNIKCDACVAKVTPYLDASPAKDAWKVDTTTPDKILTVDDNKGLSAADVIRQIEAAGYKASEI from the coding sequence ATGAAATTCAAGACAAATATTAAATGCGATGCGTGTGTGGCCAAAGTAACACCTTATTTAGATGCATCACCAGCTAAAGATGCATGGAAAGTAGATACGACTACTCCTGATAAAATACTAACAGTTGATGATAATAAAGGATTGTCTGCAGCTGATGTAATCAGGCAGATAGAAGCTGCAGGATACAAAGCCAGCGAGATTTAA
- a CDS encoding TlpA disulfide reductase family protein, whose protein sequence is MKKILLCSAVLGIALAGFAQTAAPTPTKEVKYENPAADSRGYLVKVGDHAPDDFELVLTDGKKTTLKELRGKVVVLQFTASWCSVCRKEMPHLESEVWQANKNKDFVLIGVDRDEPLEKVSKFHEDMSISYPLALDPGAAIFRRYADKNAGVTRNIVIDRTGKIIYLTRLYDEKEFAAMLSVINEQLSH, encoded by the coding sequence ATGAAAAAAATATTGTTATGCAGCGCGGTATTAGGTATTGCCTTAGCAGGGTTTGCTCAGACAGCTGCACCTACACCAACCAAAGAAGTAAAATATGAGAATCCTGCCGCCGACAGCAGAGGGTACCTTGTTAAAGTAGGCGATCATGCTCCTGATGATTTTGAATTGGTATTAACCGATGGTAAAAAAACTACGCTCAAAGAATTGCGTGGTAAAGTAGTGGTACTTCAATTCACTGCCAGCTGGTGTAGTGTATGCCGCAAAGAGATGCCCCACCTGGAATCAGAAGTATGGCAGGCTAATAAAAATAAAGACTTTGTATTAATAGGCGTGGACAGGGATGAACCTTTGGAAAAGGTGTCGAAGTTTCATGAAGACATGAGCATCTCCTACCCGCTGGCGCTCGATCCCGGCGCAGCTATCTTCCGCCGCTATGCCGACAAAAATGCAGGCGTGACAAGGAATATCGTCATTGACAGAACAGGAAAAATAATATACTTAACAAGATTGTATGATGAAAAAGAGTTTGCAGCCATGCTGTCTGTAATCAATGAACAATTAAGCCACTAA